A DNA window from Paraclostridium bifermentans contains the following coding sequences:
- a CDS encoding small, acid-soluble spore protein, alpha/beta type, which produces MANKPLVSNAKQALNEMKLEIANELGPLNLNLEQSNISFNKNEDIPGSLGAVMSKKLVQMGEEILLREYNNKK; this is translated from the coding sequence ATGGCGAATAAACCATTAGTGAGTAATGCAAAGCAAGCTTTAAATGAAATGAAATTAGAAATAGCCAATGAATTAGGTCCCTTGAATCTTAATTTAGAACAAAGTAATATTTCATTTAATAAAAATGAAGATATACCTGGAAGTTTAGGAGCAGTTATGTCTAAAAAATTAGTTCAAATGGGAGAAGAAATTCTATTAAGAGAATACAATAATAAAAAATAA
- the polA gene encoding DNA polymerase I, protein MEKTLIIIDGNSIVNRAFYALPDLTNKKGLHTNAIFGFTNMLFKLIDTYKPTHISVAFDKKAPTFRHLEYKEYKAGRKKMPDELKQQLEPLKNLLDAFNINRLEIEGYEADDIIGTVSLKAEQDGYKVYIVTGDKDAIQLASKTTTTLITKKGVGEVEEYDFNGVEEKYGMTPTQFIDLKGLMGDKSDNIPGVPGIGEVTGIKLIKEFGSIENIIENIDSVKGSPRKKIEENKELAIMSKRLATIIRDVPIDFDLEKLEFGNYDKSKLIEVFNELDFNSLIARLDSNAEELKVIVNKLEDVKEFINKAKNSKKLILKTISKSGNILEKNIMQIYLSVDGEELFWVDESQIDEIKELLVDEDLRVYGYNLKEDYIALRPYGISLSNIYFDIAIAEYLIDSSSSNYTYDSIAMNYFGQKIKSSEELLGKGVKAKQYEDLEKEELDNTIGSIVQLVEKVTPKMEEKLVDMDMDGLFYHVEMPLVEVLGYMEYEGVMVDKDKLIELGEEFKISIDKLEKDIYNLAGEEFNINSPKQLGVILFEKLELPVIKKTKTGYSTNAEVLEHLSDKHEIIDKITEYRQIVKLKSTYVDGLINIINPISHRIHSSFNQTITTTGRISSTDPNLQNIPVRLELGRNIRKVFIADKGFKLVDADYSQIELRVLAHMSQDEHMIDAFNHNVDIHTKTASQVFGIDINDVTSEQRSAAKAVNFGIVYGISDFGLAKNLHIPVKEAKNYIDSYLNTYEDIKSYMDSTIEEAKEDGYVKTILNRRRYIPEIKSSNTILKNLGKRLAMNAPIQGSAADIIKIAMVNVHKKLEERDLKSKLVLQVHDELIIECIEDEVEEVSKIVKDEMEHAVSMDVNLDVDLNTGYSWYETK, encoded by the coding sequence TTGGAAAAAACGTTAATTATAATAGATGGAAATTCAATTGTTAATAGGGCATTTTATGCATTGCCTGATTTAACTAATAAAAAAGGGCTACATACAAATGCAATATTTGGTTTCACAAATATGCTATTTAAGTTGATAGATACATATAAACCTACACATATTAGTGTTGCATTTGATAAAAAAGCTCCGACTTTTAGACATTTAGAGTATAAGGAATATAAAGCTGGAAGAAAAAAAATGCCAGATGAATTAAAACAACAGTTAGAACCGTTAAAAAATTTATTAGATGCATTTAATATAAATCGTTTAGAAATTGAAGGATATGAAGCTGATGACATAATAGGTACTGTATCTTTAAAAGCAGAGCAAGATGGATATAAAGTTTATATAGTAACAGGAGACAAAGATGCAATTCAATTAGCTTCAAAGACTACAACTACGCTTATAACTAAAAAAGGAGTAGGAGAAGTTGAAGAATATGATTTCAATGGAGTTGAGGAAAAGTATGGAATGACACCTACTCAATTTATAGATTTAAAAGGGCTTATGGGAGATAAGTCAGATAACATACCTGGAGTACCTGGAATTGGAGAGGTTACAGGTATTAAACTTATAAAAGAATTCGGAAGTATTGAAAATATAATAGAAAATATTGATTCAGTAAAAGGAAGTCCTAGGAAAAAAATCGAAGAAAATAAAGAGCTTGCTATAATGAGTAAAAGGTTAGCTACAATAATTAGAGATGTTCCAATTGATTTTGATTTAGAAAAATTAGAATTTGGAAATTATGATAAGTCAAAACTAATAGAGGTATTTAATGAACTTGATTTCAACAGCTTAATAGCTAGGTTGGATTCAAACGCAGAAGAATTAAAAGTAATAGTAAATAAACTTGAAGACGTTAAAGAATTTATAAACAAAGCAAAAAATAGTAAAAAGCTAATATTAAAAACTATTTCTAAAAGCGGAAATATTCTAGAAAAAAACATAATGCAAATTTATTTAAGTGTTGATGGAGAAGAATTATTTTGGGTTGATGAAAGTCAAATAGATGAAATAAAGGAACTATTAGTAGATGAAGATTTAAGAGTTTATGGATATAACTTAAAAGAAGATTATATAGCTCTAAGACCTTATGGAATATCTTTAAGTAATATTTACTTTGATATAGCTATAGCAGAGTATTTAATAGACTCTAGCAGCTCTAACTATACATATGATTCAATTGCGATGAACTATTTTGGACAAAAAATAAAATCATCTGAAGAATTGTTAGGGAAAGGCGTTAAAGCAAAACAATATGAAGATCTAGAAAAAGAAGAACTAGACAATACAATTGGAAGCATAGTTCAATTAGTTGAAAAAGTAACTCCTAAAATGGAAGAAAAATTAGTTGATATGGATATGGACGGTCTGTTTTACCATGTAGAAATGCCTTTAGTAGAAGTGCTAGGATATATGGAGTATGAAGGTGTTATGGTAGATAAAGATAAATTAATAGAATTAGGTGAAGAATTTAAAATATCTATAGATAAACTAGAAAAAGACATATACAATCTTGCAGGAGAAGAATTTAACATTAATTCTCCAAAACAGTTAGGTGTTATTTTATTTGAAAAATTAGAACTTCCAGTAATTAAAAAGACTAAAACAGGATATTCAACTAATGCTGAAGTATTAGAACACTTAAGTGATAAGCATGAAATTATAGACAAGATAACTGAATATAGACAAATTGTAAAGTTAAAATCTACTTATGTAGACGGGCTTATAAATATAATAAATCCTATAAGTCACAGAATCCATTCATCATTTAATCAAACAATAACAACAACTGGAAGGATTTCATCTACAGATCCTAACTTACAAAACATACCTGTAAGGTTAGAATTAGGTAGAAATATAAGAAAAGTATTTATAGCAGATAAAGGCTTTAAATTAGTAGATGCAGACTACTCACAAATCGAATTAAGGGTTCTAGCACATATGAGTCAAGATGAGCATATGATAGATGCATTTAACCATAACGTAGATATTCATACTAAAACTGCATCACAAGTATTTGGTATTGATATAAATGATGTAACAAGTGAGCAAAGAAGTGCCGCAAAAGCAGTAAACTTTGGTATAGTATATGGTATAAGTGATTTTGGATTAGCTAAAAATTTACATATACCAGTTAAGGAAGCAAAAAACTATATTGATAGTTACTTAAATACTTATGAAGATATAAAATCATATATGGATAGTACAATTGAAGAAGCAAAAGAAGATGGATACGTAAAAACTATTTTAAATAGAAGAAGATATATACCGGAAATAAAATCTTCTAATACAATACTTAAAAATTTAGGAAAAAGATTGGCTATGAATGCGCCGATACAAGGAAGTGCCGCTGACATCATAAAAATAGCTATGGTTAATGTGCATAAAAAATTAGAAGAAAGAGATTTAAAATCCAAATTAGTGCTTCAAGTTCACGATGAACTTATAATTGAATGCATTGAAGATGAAGTAGAAGAAGTATCTAAGATTGTAAAAGATGAAATGGAACATGCTGTATCTATGGATGTTAATTTAGATGTAGATTTAAATACCGGATACTCTTGGTATGAAACAAAGTAG